A genomic window from Cytobacillus suaedae includes:
- a CDS encoding bifunctional metallophosphatase/5'-nucleotidase: MSNQNELTILVTSDVHGNVLPINYGNNAYTELGLLKIASIIKDERKKAANLLLLDNGDLIQGTPLTYHFVRSMGKEMNPMIKILNELQYDAAIIGNHEFNYGMDVLNRAVNESTFPWLSANIIDSKTVEPYFGKPYLIKEFPSGLKVAVLGVTTHYIPNWENPSHITGLIFEDVLETTKKWVKKIRLEEKPDIMVVSYHGGFECDPETGEPTESPTGENQGYRMCHEIEGMDVLITGHQHRSITGSVNGVTVIQPSFNAQMLGKVTLGLTNENGLWSINHSDSQLLSVDSINIDTEIAELIKGYENATQTWLDQPMGTLLGDMTIKDPFETRLKDNALVEFINKVQMDIAEVSISNTALFNNLSKGFPESITMRDVVSNYIYPNTLKVIRITGQDMKEALERCASYFELDNNQVKVNPAFTTPKPQHYNYDMWEGIEYTLDISKPFGERVTHLTFEGQPIDPQGEYDVVMNNYRAGGGGEYIMFKNKPVIKDIPLDMSEVIANYILSKGTIEATVNHNWKVIW; this comes from the coding sequence ATGAGTAATCAGAATGAGTTAACCATTTTAGTAACAAGTGATGTGCATGGAAATGTACTGCCTATTAATTATGGCAATAATGCTTACACTGAGTTAGGTCTATTAAAGATTGCATCAATTATTAAGGATGAACGAAAGAAAGCTGCTAATCTCTTGCTTCTTGATAACGGTGATTTAATCCAAGGAACACCACTCACTTATCATTTTGTTCGTTCGATGGGTAAGGAAATGAATCCAATGATCAAAATCTTAAATGAGTTACAGTATGATGCGGCTATTATTGGCAATCACGAATTTAATTATGGAATGGATGTATTAAATAGAGCAGTTAACGAATCAACCTTTCCATGGTTATCTGCAAATATTATTGATTCAAAAACAGTTGAACCGTACTTTGGGAAACCATATCTTATAAAAGAATTCCCGAGTGGATTAAAAGTAGCTGTCTTAGGTGTAACTACACATTACATACCAAACTGGGAGAATCCATCACATATTACTGGTCTTATATTTGAGGATGTACTAGAAACAACAAAGAAATGGGTTAAGAAAATACGTTTAGAGGAGAAACCTGATATTATGGTTGTCTCTTATCATGGTGGCTTTGAGTGTGATCCCGAAACTGGTGAGCCAACTGAATCTCCTACAGGTGAAAACCAGGGATATCGCATGTGTCATGAGATTGAAGGAATGGATGTTTTAATCACAGGCCATCAGCACCGATCGATTACTGGAAGCGTTAACGGTGTAACTGTTATTCAACCAAGCTTTAATGCACAAATGCTTGGAAAAGTAACCTTAGGATTAACAAACGAAAACGGATTATGGAGTATTAATCACTCAGACTCCCAACTTCTATCAGTTGATTCAATTAATATAGATACTGAGATTGCTGAATTAATTAAGGGTTATGAAAATGCTACTCAAACGTGGCTAGATCAGCCAATGGGAACACTATTGGGTGATATGACGATAAAGGATCCGTTTGAAACACGATTAAAGGATAATGCATTAGTGGAATTTATTAATAAAGTACAAATGGATATTGCTGAAGTGTCTATTTCAAACACAGCTCTCTTTAATAACCTTTCAAAAGGTTTCCCAGAAAGTATTACCATGAGAGATGTGGTCTCAAACTACATTTATCCAAATACACTCAAGGTTATACGAATTACAGGTCAGGATATGAAAGAAGCACTTGAGAGATGTGCAAGTTATTTCGAACTTGACAATAACCAAGTAAAAGTAAACCCTGCCTTTACAACACCGAAACCACAGCACTATAACTATGATATGTGGGAAGGGATTGAGTATACTTTAGATATATCAAAACCGTTCGGGGAACGAGTAACTCATTTAACTTTTGAGGGACAGCCAATAGACCCTCAAGGGGAGTATGATGTTGTTATGAATAATTACCGTGCAGGTGGCGGCGGGGAGTATATCATGTTTAAAAACAAACCGGTTATTAAAGATATACCTCTAGATATGTCGGAGGTTATTGCAAACTATATTCTTTCAAAAGGAACAATAGAGGCAACAGTTAACCATAATTGGAAGGTTATTTGGTAA